The DNA sequence GCCCGACACCTCGCCGCCCGATTCCCCGACATCACCGTCGATCCGGCGGCCCTCTTCGTCACCGACGGCCCCTACACCACCTCGGCGGGTGTGACGGCAGGCATCGACCTCGCCCTGTCGCTCATCGAACGCGATCACGGCCCGGCCGTGGCGCGCGACGTCGCCCGGGAACTGGTGGTGTTCATGGCGCGCCCGGGCGACCAGTCGCAGTTCAGCGTGCGCACCGAGGCCATCCCGACCACCAACGCGGTCGTCCGCGCGGCGATGAACACCGTCACCGCCGATCCGGCCGGCAACCACTCGCTCGACCGCCTCGCCGCGGCGGCCGGGGTGAGCGCACGCCACCTCAGCAGGCTGTTCCACGACGAAACTGGCTACACGCCACAGCGATTCGTCGACCGCGTCCGCCTGGAGTCCGCCTGCCACCTGCTCACCAGCGGAGCGCACTCCCTCGACCACATCGCCGAACGCACCGGCGTCGGATCGGCCACCTCACTGCGGCGGCTGTTTTACCGAGAACTCGGCATCACGCCGGGGGCCTACCGGCAGCGCTTCCGCAGCACCCACCGCAACGGGCGGTGAGCTCAGCCGCACAGCCCGTCGAGGGTGGTGTCGAGGCCGTCGAGGTCGCGTTTGAGCGCCTCCTGCCCCGGATCGTCGTCCGGGGCACCCGCCGTGGCCGCCGCCCCGAACTGCATCAGCTTCATCCCGAACTGCCGCAGCGCCTCGGCGAGGTCGGGCGGCGTCGCCGGCTGCACGGAGGACAGGACGTACTGGCCGCCGCCCATCAGCGACACCCGCGCGTTGGCCGCCACTGCGAGCACCCCGGTGACGTCCTCGTCGCCGCCGGGTGACTCGAGGTGGGTGTTGGTCGCGACGCCGGTGCGCACCTGGGTGTATGCCCTGCACGCGCTGTCCTTGGCGGCGGCCTGGTCGGCGGGGTCGTACGTGGGGGCGTTGCGTACCTGCCACCACGTCCACCCGGCCAGCGCCAGCGCGGCGGTGGCGATCAGGCAGGCGACGACGGCGAGCGCCGTGGACCGCGAGCGCGCGGCACCGTACGGCTGTGGTCCCGGCGGCATGCAGGAGATCGTAGTGCGACGGCCGCCGCGGGCTGGCATGGTGGCAGGGTGAGCGTGCGAACGACGGTGTGCCGGCTGAACGCGGTGCTGGTCGGTGGCGGCCTGCTGCTCGCCGCGCCGTCGCACGCCGACCCCGCCGCCGACGACACCCTCGTCGGACCGTCGGCCACTGCGACCGAGCCCTCCGCCGAGCCGTTCGGGATCGGCGCGGCGGCCACGGACACGTTCGGGGGCTACCTGCCCGAGGGGGCGACGCTGACGGCGTTCGATGTGGAGAACCCGACGGTCGGGCGGCTCGACCCGGCGTTGCTCGCCGCCGTCCAGGAGGCCACCCGCGTTGCGGCGGCCGACGGGGTCGAGGTCGAGATCAACTCGGGGTGGCGCTCCGTCGGGTTCCAGCAGCGGCTGTTCGACGACGGGGTGCGCACGTACGGCAGCGTGGAGACCGCCCGGCAGTTCGTCGCCTCCCCGCAGACGTCGATGCACGTGGTGGGGCGGGCCGTCGACGTGGGCGGGCCCGACGCCGCCGCCTGGATGTCGCGCAACGGTCCGCGATTCGGGCTGTGTCAGGTCTACGCGAACGAGTTGTGGCACTACGAGCTGGTCGCGGACGACGGGGGCCGCTGTCCGCCGATGAAGCCGAACGCGACGGGCTGATGACCGGGTCGGGAGATTCCGCCGCGACCGCCGACGTGGCCGGCTCGCTGATCCTGACGTCGGACTACCGGGTCCCCGACCCGGCGCGGGTGTGGCCGCTGCTCGAACGGCGCCGCACCGAACTCGCCGCGCTCGGCGCCCATCACGTCTTCGTGCACACCTCGGTCAACGAACCCGACCGGGTGCTGGTCACCATGGCGCTGCACACGGCCGAACCCGTCACGGAGCTGCTGCGCTCGCACGTCTTCCTCGAGTGGTTCGACGCGGTGGGCGTCGAGGATCTGCCCGCCGTCTTCGCCGGTGAACTGGTCGAGCGCTGCCACTTCGACCGCTGGACCGCCAAAGCGCCTGCCGTGGTCATCGCCGGTGTCACGGTCGTCCAGGACCTCGGCATACTGCTCGACCAGGTACACCGCACTCATGACCTGTTTCGCCGCAACGGGATTCAGAACGTGTGGATCTTCCGGGCGTTGGACGACCCCAACGAGGTGATGTTCCTGCAGGACGTGGACGACGTCGCCAGCGCCCGTCGCTGGTTGCGGCGCCCGGAGACCGCGGCGAAGTGGCTCACCGAGGCCGGGGTCGGCCCCTATCCGCCGGTTTTCGTGGGCACACTGCGGCACGTGATGCGCCTCGACGTCGTCGAGCCCGCGAACGGCGGCTAGTGCAGCGCCGCCAGATGGCCACTCACACCCTCTGTCCGCCACAGGTGCAGCACGTTGGTGAGCATCTGCAGCGGGGCCCGCAGACTTTCGTCCTCACGGATGCGGGGATCGGCGGGGGAGGTGATCGCATCGGCGTCCGGAAGGCGCCGATCGATGCGAGCGGGCACGTCGAGCAGCCACGTGATGCCCATCAGGGCCATGTAGAGCATGAGGTGACGGCGCAGCACCGCCGCGTCGGGTCGCGGTCCGCCAGCCGCCTGCATCTCGTCGCAGAACAGCCCCACCAGCTCGCCGAAGTGGCTGTCCCACAACGTCGTCGGCGCACCGCACAACGCACCCCACAGCGCCATCGCGACGTTCATCCGGCTGACGCAGCCCCAGTCCATCAGACCGCAGTGCAGAATGCCCGCGGAGTCCCGCCAGAACCAGGCGTTGTCGACGTTGGCGTTCCAGTGGCACAGCGCGATGTGGTCGTCGGTGTCGCGCAGCGCGCGCCAGATCGCCGCCTCCCGGCGCAGCACCTCGGGCGCCTCCTCGTGCAGGGACGCCAGGAACCGCGGGGACCGGACATCGGGCGGGAGCAGCCCGGGGTGCCTCCGGCAGAACTCCTCGAGCCGAGATAGCCGGCGCCGCAGGCGGTCCGGGGTGAGTGGCGCCGGCTCGCCGACCGTGGCGGCACGCAGGTCGACCGGGAAGGCCGCGGTCAGTTCTGCCGGCAGCCTCCCGGACCGGTGTGTACCGGCGAGCCGTGCCACCGCCGTCACGAGCGCACGGTAGTGCTCGTCGGGACGAGGCATCTCGTCGTCGCGGCACTTGTGATACTGCCGTTCGATCCCGTTGTGCCCGAATGTTATCCGATCGGTGATGAGGATTCCTGTTCCGCTGTCGGCGTGGTAGTCGGCGAACCGCGGACACGGCACCGCGATCGGGAAGCCCGGTGTGCGCGCCAGCGCGGCGAACACCACTTCCGGCGCCATCTGGGTCCTGCCGCGGTCGCGGACCGGATCGTCGAAGTCGCGGGAGAACTTGACGAACAGATCCGTCCGCAGGCCGGGCTGCGGGTAGGAGTACTGCACGTCGAGCAGCAGCTTGCGGCCGGTACTGCCCCCGGTGAGCTCCTCGCAGCGGGTGATCCGCACCACCCGGTTGTGCTCACCCAGGGCGCCGAACGCGCGGAAAGCGTTGGTGAGAAAAGCTTCTCCGCCGTCGCGCAAGGCCTCGGCGGTGGCGGGCACGGGCAGGCCGAGACGGTCGCCGACGACCCAGTCCATCCTCAGGGCTTGTTCCGCCCCGAGCGGCTGAGCCGCCACTCCGGCGGGAAGTTCATGTCGTTGTCCTTGACGACGTTGTTGAGACCTTTACCGAAGGTGCCCTCGGTGAGGTCGACGTCGTTCTCCTTGTCGTTGGCGATCAGCGGCAGCATCCCCTCGACCATGCCGGTGAGCAGACTGCCGAAGTACTCACCCTTGTGCTGTTTGTACAGCTCGAGGAACGTCTTCTGGACGGCGACGGTGTCGGTGGGGCGCGACCGCGAACACGCCATCGCGTACTTGAGCGTCTCGTCTTCGAGTTTCTCGCGCGGCACGACGCTGTTGAGGAAACCGCACTCGTACATCTCCTTGGCGGTGAACGGCCTTCCGGTGAACAGCATCTCGGAGAACTTGCGCAGTCCCATGGTCTCGGCCCACCACCACAGCCGCGGACCCCATCCGACGTAGCGGAACGCCGGATGGCCGAACAGGGCGTCCTCGGAGGAGACCACCAGGTCGGCGTCGCCGGCCTGGTAGAAGTGCCACCCGTAGCAGTAACCCTTGGCCTCGATGATGCTGACCTTGCGGAGTTCCTGCAGGGGGCGGTTCCCGGCACGGGCCTTGGCGTAGAAGTCGGTCACGGTGGACAGGTAGCGGTAGGAGTCGCCGGGCGGGTAGGTGACGTTCTCGTCGTTGATCGCGAGTTCGTGCAGCAGCGGCATGCCGGGGTTCTCCAGCATGTCGCGCTGTTCGGGGAGGTCGCCGCCGCTGCCGAAGTCCTCACCCTCACCCCTGATCACCACCACCTTGACGTCGTCGTCGACGTTGCACTTGTGGATCAGATCGGCGTAGTTCTGCCGCATGCCCATCGTCGTCGAGTTCTGCGCCTCCGGCCGGTCGAACGTGATGTAGGCGATCCGGTTCTTGACGTCCTTCTCGAACTTGATGAAGGGTTCGGCGTCCCGTTTCATCTTCTCGAAGTCGTATTCGCGCATGTCGTATTCGCGCATGTCGTATTCGCGCATGTCGTGTTCGGGCATGAGTCATCTCCGTCTGTGCCGCAGGGCAATCCGCCGTCAGTCTCTCAGCGCGGCCGGGAGTTCGGGCCGTTTACACTCACCGCTTAGAAGCGGCGGCCACCGTCAGGCGTCCTCGTCCGCCGTGACCTCGACCAGCAGCGACATACCGTGGTACGGCGGCATCTCGACGGTGAAGCTGTGCAGGTCGTCGACCGTGGCGAAGACGTTGCCGGTGAACATGTCCGACACCGACGCCCCGGCAGGCAGCGCCTCGGAACGCACGGTCCCGGCGACCTCCTCGTTGGCGAAGTTGAGCACGGTCAGCTGGTAGCGGCCCTCCTCGGCCAGTTCGTGGACCATCACGAGCATGCCGCGGTGCGACACCTCGGGGATGTCGATCTGACGGCTCGTCGCGATGCCGTAGTGGGACCGCACCCGCAGAATGGCCTGCAGCTGACGCACGAAACTCGTCTCGTCGGCGAGCTGATCGGGGAGGGGCCCGTAGAGGCTGCGCCCGCGCGGCATACCCGCCGACGACTGCGTGGCGTCGGGGTTGACACCCATCAGATCGTGCGCGGCCCGGTGGAGCCAGCGCGTGTCGCCGCTGCGCAGGAGTTCGGGGATCTGCTCGGCCGGCAGGGTCAGCATGCCGCACAGATCCCATCCCGACAGCGCGAAGACGCCCGGTTGCAGCGCGTTGAACATCGCCAGCAGCAGGTGCACCCGGCGGATCTCGTCGATCTGGTGCGCGTCCCGGCCGATCTCGTCGAGGTCGGTGACGCCCAGGGTCGCCGCGATGACCGTGGCGGTGGTGCAGGCGATCCCGTTGGTGGTGAAGACCCGGTTGTACGGGGCGTTGCGCCCGGTGAGCTTCTCGGTGAGGTCGCGGCGGATGGTGTCGCCGAGCGCCTCGCCGGTGATCTCCTCACCCTTGTAGGTGTAGACGTCGTCCCGGTGCCCGGTCGACCAGTGCACGAGTTCGTAGGTCAACTCGTCGTGGTTCTGCAGCGCGTGGATCAGCGACGCGGGTTCGACGCCGAGTTCCAGCGTGGTGCGCAGCGTCAGCCGCAGGAACTCGGTGTCCGCGGTCGCCAGCGCGTGATGGTAGGCGGGCCGGTTGATGAAGTCGTACGACAGGTCGGCACCGGCTTCGCCGATCTCACGGATGTCGTCGATGGTGAGGTTGAGTTCCTGGAACGTGAACCCGCCCACCTTGCGTACCATGCTGGCGATCAGGTGGTTGGCCGCCTCCGACAGCGGATGGCCCTCCGACCACGCCGCGCTGTCGTCGGAGGCGGTCTTCTCGGCGCCGAGAAAACCGTTGGCGTCCAATCGAAGTCCACCGGTACCCAGGTCCGCGAGCGAATGCAGGGCGTCGCCGATCACCAGCCGCATCCCGGCGAACGACGGGTCGAGCCAGTTGATCGAGGGCTGACCGTCCTTGAAGTAATGCAGGTAGACCCAGCGGCGCTCCACCCCGTCGACGCCGAGGACCGGCCGGGTCACGCTCCAGTTGGTCTCCTTGATGCCTTCGGCGTAGAAGATCACCCGTTGCAGCCGGCCGATGATGTAGCCCGCCTTGTCCAGCCACTCCTCGGTGGCCGGGTCGATGTTGACCGAGTCGACGCCTGCCGGCACGTCGGGCAGGTGCTCCCAGTCTCGGGGGTCGACCTCCACCATGTGGTAGATGCCCGGGTAGTCGGCGTACTTCATCTCGGCGAGCCGGAAGTCGGCGCCCTTGCCGGTGTGGCCGGGCACGATGTCGTCGATGATGGTGCCGCCGTACCAGTTGGCCGTCCCGCACATCTTGCGGAACTCCTCCTCGGTGCCGAAGGCGGGGTCGATCTCGGTGCTGATGCGGTCGAAGTGCCCGTCGACGCTCGGTGTCGTCTGCCATCCGGCGATTCCACCCGCGCGTTTGACCGGCCCGGTGTGGATGGCCTCGATCCCGATGTCGGCGAACGCCTTCCACATGTCGTCGTCGGCGAGCGCCTTGAGGAACGACTCGTTGGGGCGGGTGATCAACGACAGCGGGTAGGCGGTGAACCACACCGAAGCCGTCTCCACCGCGCCGCGCGGGCTCGGCGTGGCGTACGGGTTCTGCCACATCGAACCCT is a window from the Mycolicibacterium litorale genome containing:
- a CDS encoding fatty-acid--CoA ligase, whose amino-acid sequence is MTGSGDSAATADVAGSLILTSDYRVPDPARVWPLLERRRTELAALGAHHVFVHTSVNEPDRVLVTMALHTAEPVTELLRSHVFLEWFDAVGVEDLPAVFAGELVERCHFDRWTAKAPAVVIAGVTVVQDLGILLDQVHRTHDLFRRNGIQNVWIFRALDDPNEVMFLQDVDDVASARRWLRRPETAAKWLTEAGVGPYPPVFVGTLRHVMRLDVVEPANGG
- a CDS encoding GlxA family transcriptional regulator, with translation MTDRVTTPAAHHVVVLVYDGIQMLDVTGPVDAFAAANTVGGCYRLTHASISGGDVTASSGARLGVDAAAAHVTSPIDTLLVPGAPDWQAGISDGALVDTVRALAERSTRTVAICAGAFPLAATGLLAGRRAATHWRLARHLAARFPDITVDPAALFVTDGPYTTSAGVTAGIDLALSLIERDHGPAVARDVARELVVFMARPGDQSQFSVRTEAIPTTNAVVRAAMNTVTADPAGNHSLDRLAAAAGVSARHLSRLFHDETGYTPQRFVDRVRLESACHLLTSGAHSLDHIAERTGVGSATSLRRLFYRELGITPGAYRQRFRSTHRNGR
- a CDS encoding enoyl-CoA hydratase/isomerase family protein, with translation MREYDFEKMKRDAEPFIKFEKDVKNRIAYITFDRPEAQNSTTMGMRQNYADLIHKCNVDDDVKVVVIRGEGEDFGSGGDLPEQRDMLENPGMPLLHELAINDENVTYPPGDSYRYLSTVTDFYAKARAGNRPLQELRKVSIIEAKGYCYGWHFYQAGDADLVVSSEDALFGHPAFRYVGWGPRLWWWAETMGLRKFSEMLFTGRPFTAKEMYECGFLNSVVPREKLEDETLKYAMACSRSRPTDTVAVQKTFLELYKQHKGEYFGSLLTGMVEGMLPLIANDKENDVDLTEGTFGKGLNNVVKDNDMNFPPEWRLSRSGRNKP
- the treS gene encoding maltose alpha-D-glucosyltransferase; this translates as MSEARESDFDDQVGSDTDDQTNEPSEITFDEYLHPARPRSLRFRPRVKAPFTRRSLTQDGPARADNPAYVSWLLSQSMLADANQISQQFSGQGSMWQNPYATPSPRGAVETASVWFTAYPLSLITRPNESFLKALADDDMWKAFADIGIEAIHTGPVKRAGGIAGWQTTPSVDGHFDRISTEIDPAFGTEEEFRKMCGTANWYGGTIIDDIVPGHTGKGADFRLAEMKYADYPGIYHMVEVDPRDWEHLPDVPAGVDSVNIDPATEEWLDKAGYIIGRLQRVIFYAEGIKETNWSVTRPVLGVDGVERRWVYLHYFKDGQPSINWLDPSFAGMRLVIGDALHSLADLGTGGLRLDANGFLGAEKTASDDSAAWSEGHPLSEAANHLIASMVRKVGGFTFQELNLTIDDIREIGEAGADLSYDFINRPAYHHALATADTEFLRLTLRTTLELGVEPASLIHALQNHDELTYELVHWSTGHRDDVYTYKGEEITGEALGDTIRRDLTEKLTGRNAPYNRVFTTNGIACTTATVIAATLGVTDLDEIGRDAHQIDEIRRVHLLLAMFNALQPGVFALSGWDLCGMLTLPAEQIPELLRSGDTRWLHRAAHDLMGVNPDATQSSAGMPRGRSLYGPLPDQLADETSFVRQLQAILRVRSHYGIATSRQIDIPEVSHRGMLVMVHELAEEGRYQLTVLNFANEEVAGTVRSEALPAGASVSDMFTGNVFATVDDLHSFTVEMPPYHGMSLLVEVTADEDA
- a CDS encoding M15 family metallopeptidase, whose translation is MSVRTTVCRLNAVLVGGGLLLAAPSHADPAADDTLVGPSATATEPSAEPFGIGAAATDTFGGYLPEGATLTAFDVENPTVGRLDPALLAAVQEATRVAAADGVEVEINSGWRSVGFQQRLFDDGVRTYGSVETARQFVASPQTSMHVVGRAVDVGGPDAAAWMSRNGPRFGLCQVYANELWHYELVADDGGRCPPMKPNATG